A single Harpia harpyja isolate bHarHar1 chromosome 6, bHarHar1 primary haplotype, whole genome shotgun sequence DNA region contains:
- the LOC128143171 gene encoding histone H2A-beta, sperm-like, with the protein MSGAEEVCAVPEREREPEATCSGGLSEGGEAKAKKSRSSRSSRAGLLFPVSRVDRQLRRGRFAERFGARAPVYLAAVLQWVTHKTMDAAGKISKKSKQQRISPSHLQAAVRKSSLLKQLLRGGVPRRGGRAVPRSQRVASPPKKETTKSKKRRPRRRAAPARATAAGE; encoded by the coding sequence ATGTCCGGAGCAGAGGAGGTCTGCGCGGTGCCCGAGCGGGAGAGGGAGCCCGAAGCGACGTGTTCCGGGGGCCTCTCCGAAGGCGGCGAAGCAAAGGCCAAAAAGAGCCGCTCCTCCCGGTCCTCCCGGGCCGGGCTGCTCTTCCCGGTGAGCCGCGTAGACAGGCAGCTGCGCAGAGGCCGCTTTGCCGAGCGCTTTGGAGCCAGGGCCCCCGTCTATCTGGCTGCGGTGCTGCAGTGGGTGACGCACAAGACCATGGACGCGGCCGGCAAGATTTCCAAGAAGAGCAAGCAGCAGCGCATTTCTCCGTCGCACTTGCAGGCGGCGGTGCGGAAGAGCTCTCTGCTCAAGCAGCTCCTGCGAGGCGGCGTGCCCAGGCGTGGCGGCAGGGCTGTCCCCCGAAGCCAGCGTGTGGCCTCGCCGCCCAAAAAGGAGACGACCAAGAGTAAGAAGAGACGCCCCAGGCGAAGGGCCGCACCTGCCCGTGCCACTGCTGCTGGCGAGTGA